AGGATCGGTTGCGGGGACACTTGGTGCAACCATGCCCCTTCAGATGATGCTGCTGCAATGGCTGGGCGAGGGCAAAAGGCCGGATCCTATTGCTGTGGTATTGGCTGTGCTGGGCTTGATAGGGGTTGGTTTATTACTCAATCCATCAGCAGATCTGGATCCAATCGGGACAGTCGCAGCTTTAGCGGGGACAGCACTGGTCGCGCAGTCAGCACTTTGGATGAAACGCTGGACTGTCAGCGACGCACTGGGGTTCACGGCCTGGCAGCTCGTTTTAGGTGGCTTCATGCTGGTCCCTTTTGCCTGGATGGTTGCCGGGGCACCGGCGGCAATCACGATGCATGAAGTCCCGGGACTGCTGTGGCTTGTGCTGTTAAACACTGCATTTGGTTATTGGGCATGGGTTCGCTCAGTCAACACGCTTGGCCCGAATGTGATGTCGATGCTTTCTCTGGTCAATCCGGTGACAGCCGTGATTTTGGGAATTGGTCTGGTTGGCGAAAGCCTTGGCATTCTGCAGTGGGTGGGTATAGGTTTAATTTTACTGGCTCTGTTATTGATGAAAAAAACAGCAAAGCGGGGACAGACATCACACGCGGGAAAACCGAAAGTAAAAGGAGTTCAGATCCATGAGCAAAGCAAAAATACTGTTTCTGTCCGGTAGCTGCCGAAAGCAATCCCTGAATAAACAACTGGCACACTATGCGTCGGGTGTTGCAGCTGAACTTGGCGCAGAGGTGACCTATATCGATCTGGCGGATTACCCGATGCCGCTTTACAACGGGGATCTGGAATCGGCTGAAGGAATCCCGGACAATGCCCGGGCATTAAGAGACATTTTTGTTCAACATCAGGGGGTTTGTATTGCCTCACCTGAGTACAATTCAAGTTTTTCGCCACTGCTGAAAAATACACTGGACTGGATTTCCCGTCCGGATGGGGAGGTGCCCGGGTTGGTTGCGTATCAGGGGAAATCAGCCTACTTGCTGAGCACTTCTCCCGGCCGGCTTGGAGGATTGCGAGGACTCACCATGTTGCGCATGGTACTGGGCAATATCGGTGTGCTTGTGATGCCAGATCAACTGGCGATTCCAGCCGGAAATCAGGCGTTTGATGCTCAGGGGGCGCTCACTGATCCACAACAGGCAGAAACTTTACAGGTGCAGATGAAACGCTTTATTGCACATTTGTCTCGCTGATCCCGTCAAAAAGCGGTTACGGCCGCTTTCGCTAGTTTAAACGGATTCGACGCTGATATTCAGACTCAGTGGCATAATCCAGTGGGTCAGCCCGGTCCAGAAAAACAATCCCGTTCAGATGATCCAGTTCATGCTGAAAAATGCGTGCGATAAATCCGGTCATTTCACACTGAATTTTCTCGCCGTTGAGCTGTTCATAGCTGACCCGAATATGCGTGGACCGCGGTACCAGTGCGCGGATGCCCGGAATGCTCAGGCAGCCTTCCCAGCCTTTTTCCATTGTGTCGCTCAACCGTTCAATCGACGGGTTCAGCATCAGAGTGGGGGTCATGAACGGGGCATTGGGATAGCGTGCGTTTGGTGCCGAGGCCACAATAAAAGCGCTGACAGATTCACTGACCTGAGGGGCTGCAATCCCGACGCCCTGGTGTCGTAACATCAGTTGCTCCAGTTCGGCAAAGAAAGGCCCATAGGATTGCCATTGTGAAGTGCTCAGTGTTTTGGCTTGCTGACGTAAGACCGGGTTGCCTAATTGTGCAATTTTCATCCTTGCCTCCTGAGACGTGCTTTAGTGCGTTATAACGCTTGTCGCCATCTGCTGCAACCTTTTGCGCTCAGAGCGCATTCAGCAACTATGCTTATGGGACAAATTCGCACGTGAAACAATTGGATGGAGCCTGAAATGGACAGAAAAGCTTTTGTTGAAAAACTCAATGCTCAAATGAAAGAACTCAATGCAGAAATTGACAAGCTGGAAGCGAAAGCGCAGCAATCCAGTGCGGAAATGAAAGAAAAATACCGGGACGAAATTAGCCATCTGAAGCAAAAGAAAACCGAAGCAAATCAGAAACT
The Photobacterium sp. GJ3 DNA segment above includes these coding regions:
- a CDS encoding DMT family transporter, coding for MNYLLAFMVPVLWGSTYAAVGLFLQDMSPYWVAVFRALPAGLVLLLIRPKLPPLSWQRMTLLSFCNIAAFFVLLFIAAYRLPGSVAGTLGATMPLQMMLLQWLGEGKRPDPIAVVLAVLGLIGVGLLLNPSADLDPIGTVAALAGTALVAQSALWMKRWTVSDALGFTAWQLVLGGFMLVPFAWMVAGAPAAITMHEVPGLLWLVLLNTAFGYWAWVRSVNTLGPNVMSMLSLVNPVTAVILGIGLVGESLGILQWVGIGLILLALLLMKKTAKRGQTSHAGKPKVKGVQIHEQSKNTVSVR
- a CDS encoding NADPH-dependent FMN reductase, translating into MSKAKILFLSGSCRKQSLNKQLAHYASGVAAELGAEVTYIDLADYPMPLYNGDLESAEGIPDNARALRDIFVQHQGVCIASPEYNSSFSPLLKNTLDWISRPDGEVPGLVAYQGKSAYLLSTSPGRLGGLRGLTMLRMVLGNIGVLVMPDQLAIPAGNQAFDAQGALTDPQQAETLQVQMKRFIAHLSR
- the def gene encoding peptide deformylase, with the protein product MKIAQLGNPVLRQQAKTLSTSQWQSYGPFFAELEQLMLRHQGVGIAAPQVSESVSAFIVASAPNARYPNAPFMTPTLMLNPSIERLSDTMEKGWEGCLSIPGIRALVPRSTHIRVSYEQLNGEKIQCEMTGFIARIFQHELDHLNGIVFLDRADPLDYATESEYQRRIRLN